Proteins from a genomic interval of Arvicola amphibius chromosome 17, mArvAmp1.2, whole genome shotgun sequence:
- the Nopchap1 gene encoding uncharacterized protein C12orf45 homolog: MELHGERVSAPAASSSSGDRSQVTVSRELLNAGSAGSRGIWDQLLISSKPHPKKTSTVKTVRMQRSPLLDQVQAFLPQLAQANEKLRKEMAAAPADRFNIENTQGTSGNIIQMDVALFEMNRSDSKEEDSSEESSPDGSTDGSESEDEDCTPSEVTVDNIKLPSAGGGRGKIEVLDSPASKKKNQ; the protein is encoded by the exons ATGGAGCTGCACGGTGAGCGCGTATCTGCTCCCGCAGCTTCGTCGTCTTCTGGGGACCGCTCGCAAGTCACGGTGTCCAGGGAGCTGCTGAATGCGGGGAGCGCGGGTTCGCGAG GTATCTGGGACCAGTTGCTCATCAGCTCTAAGCCCCATCCCAAGAAGACCTCTACTGTTAAAACAGTTCGGATGCAGAGGAGCCCTT TGTTAGATCAAGTGCAGGCGTTTCTCCCACAGCTGGCCCAGGCCAATGAAAAGCTGCGGAAGGAAATGGCAGCGGCTCCAGCTGATCGCTTCAATATTGAAAACACCCAGGGGACATCTGGGAACATCATACAGATG GATGTGGCCTTATTTGAGATGAACCGGTCAGATTCAAAGGAAGAGGACAGCTCAGAAGAGAGCTCCCCTGACGGCTCCACAGACGGCTCGGAGTCCGAAGACGAAGACTGCACCCCCTCCGAAGTCACTGTGGACAACATTAAGCTCCCGAGTGCAGGAGGTGGCAGAGGCAAGATTGAAGTGTTAGACAGTCCGGCGAGTAAAAAGAAGAACCAGTGA